In one Polaribacter sp. ALD11 genomic region, the following are encoded:
- a CDS encoding universal stress protein, which produces MKKKILLPTDFSKNARNAINYAIKLYKEESCEFFILHTYYPGYAKNNLFNPPTDKKINEVKERTEINMEKLKTKIISNNEKSHHTFHFLNEFGSFNDVLKKNVTNENIQLIIMGTRGKTDDKNMILGSNAVNTMEKVRNCPVLTIPGDVIFNTPKEIVFPTSFKTHYKENELATLIEISRLTNAPIRVLHVQKSKILSEEQLIKKALLNQILETTNFTHHELFSLNLQESVRCFAQSRESGMIAFINKKHVFFGSIFSSPMVKYLGQNANVPILTLHDLRS; this is translated from the coding sequence ATGAAAAAAAAGATATTATTACCAACAGACTTTTCAAAAAATGCACGCAACGCAATAAATTATGCAATTAAACTATATAAAGAGGAATCTTGCGAATTTTTTATATTACATACCTATTACCCTGGATACGCCAAGAATAACTTGTTTAATCCTCCCACGGATAAAAAAATAAATGAAGTAAAAGAGCGGACTGAAATAAACATGGAAAAGTTAAAAACTAAAATTATTTCTAATAATGAGAAAAGTCATCATACATTCCATTTTTTGAATGAATTTGGATCTTTTAATGATGTTCTCAAAAAAAATGTTACAAACGAAAACATTCAGTTAATAATTATGGGAACTCGAGGAAAAACAGATGATAAAAACATGATTTTGGGGAGTAATGCTGTAAATACAATGGAAAAAGTTAGAAACTGTCCAGTACTTACGATTCCTGGAGATGTTATTTTTAATACCCCAAAAGAGATTGTATTTCCTACCAGTTTTAAAACTCATTACAAAGAAAATGAATTGGCAACTTTAATAGAAATTTCACGATTAACCAATGCTCCAATCCGAGTTTTACATGTTCAAAAAAGCAAAATATTAAGCGAAGAGCAATTGATTAAAAAAGCGTTACTCAATCAAATTTTAGAAACCACTAATTTTACACATCATGAGTTGTTTAGCTTAAATTTACAAGAAAGTGTCCGTTGTTTTGCGCAAAGTAGAGAGAGTGGAATGATAGCTTTTATTAATAAAAAGCATGTTTTTTTTGGAAGTATTTTCTCTAGTCCAATGGTGAAATATTTAGGTCAGAATGCGAATGTCCCGATACTGACATTGCATGATTTAAGGAGCTAA
- a CDS encoding RNA polymerase sigma factor has product MTKIKLSDESAFAVLYDKLWERMYALAFSLLKNKDLSKDLVQEVFIDFWVRRLNIENNNIEAYLIKATRFRVYKELRDTKFHKTNIDQIDVLKTPHASGILDSFQLKETEDRINKAINKLPKKRYQIFTLSRFKELNNFEISQKLGISKRTVETQISLAIRSIKSEVNL; this is encoded by the coding sequence ATGACTAAAATCAAACTTTCCGATGAGTCTGCTTTCGCCGTTCTTTATGATAAGTTATGGGAACGTATGTATGCACTTGCATTTTCTTTATTAAAAAATAAAGATCTTTCTAAAGATCTTGTTCAGGAAGTTTTTATTGATTTTTGGGTTAGAAGGTTAAATATAGAGAATAATAATATTGAAGCATATCTTATTAAAGCAACGCGTTTTCGAGTTTATAAAGAACTTAGAGATACAAAATTCCATAAGACGAATATAGATCAAATAGACGTTTTGAAAACCCCTCACGCAAGTGGAATTTTAGATAGTTTTCAATTGAAAGAAACTGAAGATCGTATTAATAAAGCGATTAACAAATTACCCAAAAAGCGGTATCAAATTTTTACTTTAAGTAGATTTAAAGAACTTAATAACTTTGAGATCTCTCAAAAATTAGGTATATCGAAACGAACTGTCGAAACCCAGATTTCTTTAGCTATTAGAAGTATTAAGAGCGAAGTAAACTTATAA
- a CDS encoding universal stress protein — MFIIKTILIPTDFSNNAYCALFYAAKLFKDEPSRFIILNSVEHKVSRTTSVMDRNKSEKEIVKFCSASKAKCLALQHKLVSDIETTKHTFKIIATSLLLTRAINELITKENVDFVVMGSKGKTATEKIFIGSNSFKAIKTIKKVPLLIIPNQLSYKEPKKIGFASGFKRKYSNKQLAPLKDLSRLFSAKTTIIHVHEEKKLEDEQLANLHHLL; from the coding sequence ATTTTCATTATAAAAACAATTCTTATACCAACAGATTTTTCAAATAATGCTTATTGTGCTTTATTTTATGCCGCTAAATTATTTAAAGATGAACCGTCTCGATTTATTATTTTAAATTCTGTTGAACACAAAGTTTCTCGGACTACAAGTGTTATGGACAGAAATAAATCGGAAAAAGAAATTGTTAAGTTTTGCAGTGCTTCAAAAGCAAAATGTTTAGCACTGCAGCATAAACTTGTAAGTGATATAGAAACAACAAAACATACCTTTAAAATAATTGCCACCTCACTTCTGTTAACACGAGCTATTAATGAACTTATTACAAAAGAAAATGTAGATTTTGTAGTTATGGGAAGTAAAGGAAAAACTGCTACAGAAAAAATATTTATTGGAAGCAATAGTTTTAAAGCAATTAAAACTATTAAAAAAGTACCTCTTTTAATAATACCCAACCAATTAAGTTACAAAGAGCCTAAAAAAATAGGGTTTGCTTCAGGCTTTAAAAGGAAGTATTCCAATAAACAGTTAGCTCCATTAAAAGACCTTAGCAGATTATTTAGTGCAAAAACTACGATAATTCATGTTCATGAGGAAAAAAAACTAGAAGATGAGCAACTAGCGAACCTTCATCATTTATTATAA
- a CDS encoding universal stress protein has product MKCILLPTDFSENADNALSYAVQLYKDVECNFYILHTYTLINISANNMMDSPSVLALQGVEKEIAERKLKETENRLNTEFKNTKHKFITIASLNFLKSEMAEAIKDYDIDLVVMGTKGATGAKEIFIGTNTMDVIKKINCAVIAVPSKFKYKKPREILFPTDYKVSKSNKYLSLIRELCEEHQSRLHILNVYQNISLKETQQQTEAFLEAFFVDNVHIFHDGEGLELIEVIESFEKKYKVNFLVMVYNNHNFFENLLFKPVVNQMVYHTDIPFLVIPSEELINK; this is encoded by the coding sequence ATGAAATGTATATTATTACCCACAGATTTTTCAGAAAATGCAGACAATGCTCTATCTTATGCTGTACAATTATATAAAGATGTTGAGTGCAATTTTTATATTCTTCATACGTATACTCTTATAAATATTAGTGCAAATAATATGATGGATAGTCCTTCTGTACTGGCATTACAAGGTGTTGAAAAAGAAATAGCAGAGCGAAAACTTAAGGAGACAGAAAATAGATTAAATACTGAATTTAAGAATACAAAGCACAAGTTTATTACTATTGCTTCATTAAACTTCTTAAAATCTGAGATGGCAGAAGCTATTAAAGACTATGATATTGATCTAGTAGTTATGGGGACTAAAGGGGCTACTGGTGCTAAAGAAATATTTATTGGTACCAATACAATGGATGTTATTAAAAAAATAAACTGCGCAGTAATTGCTGTTCCCTCTAAATTTAAATATAAGAAACCAAGAGAGATTTTGTTTCCTACAGATTACAAGGTCAGTAAATCTAACAAATATCTGTCATTAATAAGAGAACTCTGTGAGGAGCATCAGTCCAGGTTACATATATTAAATGTGTATCAGAATATTTCATTGAAAGAAACACAGCAACAGACGGAAGCTTTTTTAGAAGCTTTCTTTGTAGATAATGTGCATATATTTCATGATGGAGAAGGGTTGGAGCTTATTGAAGTTATCGAATCGTTTGAAAAAAAGTATAAAGTTAACTTTTTGGTAATGGTTTATAACAATCATAATTTCTTTGAGAATTTACTTTTTAAACCCGTAGTTAATCAAATGGTATATCATACGGATATTCCGTTCTTGGTTATACCTTCCGAAGAACTAATAAATAAATAA